A stretch of DNA from Staphylococcus equorum:
TCTGTTTATAGACGTTTATGAAAGCTTTTAGTAACTTTTTCGCCATTATTAGTAACTTTTTCACTGTAATTTAGATGTAAAGAACGTGCGTATATTTTAATTTGACTGTAACCTACAAACATTTTATGGATGTTATAGTATTATTTGTGAGTTGGTTGAAGCAGTAAATTAATTTTTAATTAAATAATTGAAATTCAGCCATATAAAATAAAAAATTAAAATTATCTTTTTGGGAGGATTTATTAATAATGAAAAAAACAGTAATCGCATCAACTTTAGCACTTGGATTAGGCGTAACAGGAGCAGCAGGTAATTCAGCTGACGCTTCAGAGCAAAACGTAGATAAAGCACAATTAGCACAATTAGCGCAATCAAATCCAGAGCAATTAAATGAAGCACCTGTTCAAGAAGGTTCATATGACATCGACTTTAATTATAATGGTACAGAATATAGTTTCGAATCAGACGGTACAAACTTTAGCTGGAGCTTTGGTGGAGGATCAGATGAAGGTTCAACTGAAGCACCTGCTCAACAAGAAGCACCAGCTGAACAAGCAGCTGAGCCAGCACAACAATCAGCACCAGCTGAACAAGCTGCAGAACCAGCTCAACAAGAGGCACCAAAAACTGAAGCAACTCAACAACCACAACAAGAATCTACTTCAAAAGAATCAAGCTCAAGTGAAGCTTCAAGTGGTTCATCAGTAAATGTTAACTCTCA
This window harbors:
- a CDS encoding transglycosylase family protein, with product MKKTVIASTLALGLGVTGAAGNSADASEQNVDKAQLAQLAQSNPEQLNEAPVQEGSYDIDFNYNGTEYSFESDGTNFSWSFGGGSDEGSTEAPAQQEAPAEQAAEPAQQSAPAEQAAEPAQQEAPKTEATQQPQQESTSKESSSSEASSGSSVNVNSHLQAIAQRESGGDLKAVNPSSGAAGKYQFLQSTWDSVAPAAYQGVSPTEAPESVQDAAAVKLYNEVGASQWVTA